In a single window of the candidate division Zixibacteria bacterium HGW-Zixibacteria-1 genome:
- a CDS encoding transcription elongation factor GreA, with translation MDNQPIFLSREGLLKLEQELKQLKTVERPTIVAEIKRAREMGDLSENAEYHAAKEAQVHIERKIAELEDKLSRVQSINTDNIPSDKAYLFAKVLVKDLDDGEEIEYTLAPQEETDLDNDIISIKSPIGAALLGKAVGDVLEVKVPAGIIKYEILKISRE, from the coding sequence ATGGACAATCAACCGATTTTTTTATCAAGAGAAGGGCTTCTAAAGCTTGAGCAGGAACTCAAGCAGTTGAAGACGGTGGAGCGCCCGACGATCGTCGCTGAAATAAAGCGGGCCAGAGAAATGGGCGATTTATCGGAAAATGCCGAGTATCACGCCGCCAAAGAGGCCCAGGTGCATATCGAAAGAAAAATTGCCGAACTGGAAGACAAGCTCAGCCGGGTCCAGTCGATCAATACTGATAATATTCCCAGCGACAAAGCTTACCTGTTTGCCAAGGTGCTGGTCAAAGATCTTGATGACGGCGAGGAAATCGAATATACGCTTGCGCCGCAGGAAGAAACAGATCTTGACAATGATATTATCTCCATCAAGTCCCCCATCGGCGCCGCTCTGCTTGGTAAAGCGGTCGGTGATGTATTGGAGGTCAAGGTCCCGGCCGGTATCATCAAGTACGAAATATTAAAGATTTCCCGCGAATAA